Part of the Candidatus Edwardsbacteria bacterium genome, AATTGGATAGGTGCAGCATCAACGTCGCTTTGATAGAGAACCAAACCTACGATCTGATGGCCCACAGCCGCCTGGTGCTGGTGGCATCCGGCACGGCCACTTTGGAGACCGGTCTTTCGGGGACGCCGATGATCATCATCTACAAGACCAATCCCCTGTCGTTCATCATCGGCAAGCTTTTGGTCAAGCTGCCGTTTATCGGGCTGGTGAACCTGGTGGCGGGCAAGAAGGTGGTTCCGGAATTTTTGCAGTGGGAGGCCCGGCCCGGCGCCATCTTCCTGATGGCCAAGATGCTGATGGCCGAGGGCCCTCCCCGACAGGCGGTGATAACGGAACTGGCCAAGATCCCGCAGATACTGGGCGAGCCCGGGGCGGCCCGGCGGGCGGCGGAGGAGATATACCAATGTTTGAAATGTTGTAATTGTAGGGGCGAAGGACCCTTCGCCCGAACCCGCAGGAATGGCACATAAGGGATATAAAAATCCGAATAGATCTATGGGCAAAAAGAGAACCCTGGATTCCCGGTCGAGCCGGGAATGACAAGTAGGTATAACATCCTCTGCGGTAAAAAAGATAAACAAAAAATATCAAAGACCAAAAATCCGTGTTAATCAGTGTCCTAATTAAAATCCAATAATCAAATATTATGAAAATAATTGACCTGCGTTCCGATACCGTCACCCGGCCCACCCCGGCCATGATGAAGGCCATGATGGCCGCTCCGTTGGGGGATGACGTGCTGGGCGACGACCCCACCGTCATCAAACTGCAAAGCGAGACCGCCCAACTGCTGGGCAAGTCGGCAGGACTGTTCGTGCCCTCCGGCACCATGGGAAACCAGCTGGCCATCATGACTCACACCCGGCCCGGTGACGAGGTGATCTTGGATTATGAATCGCATATCTTTCGTTACGAGGTGGCCGGGGCGGCGGTGATGTCCGGAGTGCAGTTCAACGCCCTAAGCGGACCCGGCGGGGCATTGAGCGTCAAACAGATACAGGATGCCATCCGGCCGGAGGACATCCACCAGCCGGCCACCACCTTGGTCTGCCTGGAGAACACCCACAACCGGGCCGGTGGAACGATATATCCCATAGAGGAAATTGACAGGATTTACAGGATCTGCAGGAAAAATAAGATCCAAATGCATCTGGACGGGGCCCGTTTGTGGAATGCCTCAGTGGCCAGCGGAATTGCTTTAAGGGAATATGCCAAATATTTCGACTCGGTGATGGTCTGTTTCTCCAAGGGCTTGGGCTGCCCGGTGGGCTCGGTGCTGGCCGGCGAACAAAAGTTCATTGCCAAAGCGACCCGCAATCGTAAGATGATGGGCGGGGGCATGCGCCAGGCGGGGCTGCTGGCCGGGGCCGGATTATATTCTCTAAAGCATAACATCAAAAGGATGACCGATGACCATAGGAGGGCAAAGATGCTAGGCCAGAGGATATCTCAAATATCAAAAATCAAAATTGATTTGATGAGCGTGCAGACAAATATTATCGTATTTGACATCAAGCGGACCGGGATGACCCCGGAGCAGGCCATGGTAAAACTGGCTAAAAAGGGCCTGTGGGTGGTGCCGTTCGGCGAGACCAAGCTCCGGGCGGTAACTCACCTGGATGTGGATGATGGGGATATTAGTCAAGCCAGTAAAATATTAAAGGCCGTTTTTTAAAAACCATAAGCCCAAAGCCCATCATTCAGATGGGCTTTTTTGTTTTGTATTTATTCGGCGCTCTTGACTTAAGTCTGTTTGTAAGTTAAAATAAAAGTTCATATTGTTTTTAAATAAATAAAATCATAAAATCAAATCACTAACAATCATCATCGAAAGGAACCTATGAAAAAATTATTGGTAGCCATCGCGATCCTTGCCGGCTTGGCTTTTGCCATGACCGCCTGGACCCAGAAAAGCCCCCAACCGAACCTGGTAGGCACCTGGGAGGGGTCGACCGTCTCCCACCACAAAGACCGGGGGCACGTCCAGTCAGCCCAATACACCTTTGTCATCCAGGAACAAAAGGGCCGCATAATAACAGGCTACAAGGCCTGGAATCTGCTGGGGGTGGACACCACCGAGGCATTCTCCGGGGTCATCTCCCGTGACGGGAAGAAATTTTACACCGCGGAACACGATGACGGGTTTGGGTTCGGGGATATCATCTCCGGCACCCAGATCGAGGTCATCTACCTGGAGAGCTTAAACAAACCCA contains:
- the ltaE gene encoding low-specificity L-threonine aldolase, which encodes MKIIDLRSDTVTRPTPAMMKAMMAAPLGDDVLGDDPTVIKLQSETAQLLGKSAGLFVPSGTMGNQLAIMTHTRPGDEVILDYESHIFRYEVAGAAVMSGVQFNALSGPGGALSVKQIQDAIRPEDIHQPATTLVCLENTHNRAGGTIYPIEEIDRIYRICRKNKIQMHLDGARLWNASVASGIALREYAKYFDSVMVCFSKGLGCPVGSVLAGEQKFIAKATRNRKMMGGGMRQAGLLAGAGLYSLKHNIKRMTDDHRRAKMLGQRISQISKIKIDLMSVQTNIIVFDIKRTGMTPEQAMVKLAKKGLWVVPFGETKLRAVTHLDVDDGDISQASKILKAVF